A genomic segment from Triticum dicoccoides isolate Atlit2015 ecotype Zavitan chromosome 1A, WEW_v2.0, whole genome shotgun sequence encodes:
- the LOC119279094 gene encoding AAA-ATPase ASD, mitochondrial-like: MEAIAGDVHAHGYGWAGVWSAAASLIFLWSMVQQHLPAQLEEHLAALSRRLQAAITPYVTISIDEHVPASFGRSEAYLAAEAYLSATCASAARRLRADLAADSDRMSVAVDDHEEVADDFRGAKLWWRKTKTLPRGNVISWSAHEEERRTYCLTFHRRHRGLVDALYLPHVLAEGRAATVRNRQRRLFTNNPSSDWSGYDARVWSHVKLEHPSTFATLGMHPDKKRDIIDDLDMFRDGKDYYASVGKAWKRGYLLFGPPGTGKSTMIAAMAKYLDYDVYDLELTSVKNNTELRRLFIETKGKSIIVVEDIDCSLDLTGKRKKKKKKPNKKKSKSGDKKKKAPPAPGAGKDEENKVTLSGLLNFIDGLWSACGGERIIVFTTNHKEKLDPALIRRGRMDVHIEMSYCCFESFKVLAKNYLHVDDHELFHEIRQLLGAVNMTPADVAENLMPKSKKKDVDTSLARLVKALKEAKEEALAKALAGAEHEEGAEDDDEEEDDSSSSSEEEENGKKKEE; encoded by the coding sequence ATGGAGGCGATCGCCGGCGACGTCCACGCCCACGGCTACGGCTGGGCCGGGGTGTGGTCGGCGGCGGCCAGCCTCATCTTCCTCTGGTCCATGGTGCAGCAGCACCTCCCCGCCCAGCTCGAGGAGCACCTCGCCGCCCTCTCCCGCCGCCTCCAGGCGGCCATCACCCCCTACGTCACCATCTCCATCGACGAGCACGTCCCCGCCTCCTTCGGCCGCAGCGAGGCCTACCTCGCCGCCGAGGCCTACCTCAGCGCcacctgcgcctccgccgcccgccgcctccgcgccgacCTCGCCGCCGACAGCGACCGCATGAGCGTCGCCGTCGACGACCACGAGGAGGTCGCCGACGACTTCCGCGGCGCCAAGCTCTGGTGGCGCAAGACCAAGACGCTCCCCCGCGGCAACGTCATCAGCTGGTCCGCGCACGAGGAGGAGCGCCGCACCTACTGCCTCAccttccaccgccgccaccgcggccTCGTCGACGCGCTCTACCTCCCGCACGTCCTCGCCGAGGGCCGCGCCGCCACCGTCAGGAACCGCCAGCGCCGCCTCTTCACCAACAACCCCAGCAGCGACTGGTCCGGCTACGACGCGCGCGTCTGGAGCCACGTCAAGCTCGAGCACCCCTCCACCTTCGCCACGCTCGGCATGCACCCGGACAAGAAGCGGGACATCATCGACGACCTCGACATGTTCCGCGACGGCAAGGACTACTACGCCTCCGTCGGCAAGGCGTGGAAGCGCGGCTACCTGCTCTTCGGGCCCCCTGGCACCGGCAAGTCCACCATGATCGCCGCCATGGCAAAGTACCTGGACTACGACGTGTACGACCTGGAGCTGACGTCGGTGAAGAACAACACCGAGCTGCGGAGGCTCTTCATAGAGACCAAGGGCAAGTCCATCATCGTCGTCGAGGACATCGACTGCTCCCTCGACCTCACCGGCAagcgcaagaagaagaagaagaaaccaaacaagaagaagagcaagagcGGCGACAAAAAGAAGAAGGCCCCGCCGGCGCCAGGCGCCGGCAAGGACGAAGAAAACAAGGTGACGCTGTCGGGGTTGCTCAATTTCATCGACGGGCTGTGGTCGGCATGCGGCGGCGAGCGGATCATCGTGTTCACCACCAACCACAAGGAGAAGCTGGACCCGGCACTGATCCGGCGGGGCAGGATGGACGTGCACATCGAGATGTCATACTGCTGCTTCGAGTCCTTCAAGGTGCTCGCCAAGAACTACCTGCACGTCGACGACCACGAGCTCTTCCATGAAATCCGGCAACTTCTAGGGGCGGTCAATATGACCCCGGCCGACGTGGCCGAGAACCTGATGCCCAAGTCCAAAAAGAAGGATGTGGACACCTCCCTGGCCAGGCTGGTCaaagcgctcaaggaagcaaaggaggaAGCGTTGGCCAAAGCACTGGCCGGGGCAGAGCACGAAGAGGGAGCCgaagatgatgacgaggaggaagatgacagcagCAGCTCGAGCGAAGAGGAGGAAAAtgggaagaaaaaagaagagtag